Proteins found in one Puntigrus tetrazona isolate hp1 unplaced genomic scaffold, ASM1883169v1 S000000148, whole genome shotgun sequence genomic segment:
- the LOC122332745 gene encoding E3 ubiquitin-protein ligase TRIM39-like yields the protein MASSSGPLNEELLCSICLDVFTDPVTAPCGHNFCRTCLNKFWTNTQTCCCPSCKETFSGRPDLKINTTLREVVQHFKEKLYLGRPEVLCDICDERKQKAVKSCLTCQSSFCETHLEPHHRVQRLKKHTLINAVENLEDYICQKHERPLELFCRDDQMCVCMSCTEGEHRTHNTVPIEEESEEKKNQLVQKQTDVQQMIQDRMKKIQEIQHSVEERKRNTEEEKSASVELCTNLIRSIERCQSELLKMMEEQQKAAEKQAEDLIKELQQEISDLKKRNAELEQISHAEDHLYLLQMFSSLPSHPHTKNWAEICIDSEVNVPSKNGALIQLKKTLDERLNQIGQTGLKCLQTFAVDVTLDPETAHPSLILSDDGKQVSHGNIKQDVPENPKRFDICSCVLAKQGFSSGRFYFEVQVKGKTAWSLGVSREYINRKGKILLTPEDGYWTLILRNENQYKASDNPSLSLSLKVKPEVVGVFVDYEEGLVSFYDAGHQSHIYSFTGQTFTDKLYPYFSPYLHEGGKNSKPLIISPVNK from the exons ATGGCGTCCTCCAGCGGTCCACTAAACGAGGAGCTCCTGTGCTCCATCTGTCTGGATGTGTTCACTGATCCGGTCACCGCTCCATGTGGACACAACTTCTGCAGAACCTGCCTGAACAAGTTCTGGACCAACACTCAGACCTGCTGCTGTCCATCCTGTAAAGAAACTTTCAGCGGAAGACCTGATCTCAAGATTAACACAACACTCAGAGAGGTTGTTCAACACTTTAAGGAGAAGCTCTATCTAGGAAGACCTGAGGTGTTGTGTGACATCTGTGATGAAAGGAAGCAGAAAGCCGTGAAGTCCTGTCTGACGTGTCAAAGCTCTTTCTGTGAGACTCACCTGGAGCCTCATCACAGAGTCCAGCGTctaaagaaacacacactcatcaacGCTGTGGAAAATCTGGAGGATTATATATGCCAAAAACACGAAAGACCTCTGGAGCTGTTCTGCAGAGAtgatcagatgtgtgtgtgtatgtcctGCACTGAAGGAGAACACAGGACTCACAACACCGTTCCCATAGAGGAGGAGAGTGAAGAGAAGAAG AATCAGCTGGTTCAGAAACAAACAGACGTGCAGCAGATGATCCAGGACAGAATGAAGAAGATACAAGAGATCCAGCACTCAGTAGAGGAGAGAAAG AGGaacacagaagaagagaaaTCAGCCAGTGTCGAGCTCTGCACCAATCTGATCCGCTCCATTGAGAGATGTCAGTCTGAGCTGCTGAAGATGATGGAGGAACAGCAGAAAGCAGCAGAGAAACAGGCTGAAGATCTCATTAAAGAGCTGCAGCAAGAAATCAGTGATCTGAAGAAGAGAAACGCTGAGCTGGAGCAGATCTCACACGCTGAAGATCATCTGTACCTCCTGCAG ATGTTCTCGTCCCTGCCCAGTCATCCTCACACCAAGAACTGGGCCGAGATCTGCATTGACTCTGAAGTGAATGTGCCTTCAAAGAACGGAGCTCTGATTCAGCTGAAGAAAACTCTAGATGAGAGACTAAATCAGATTGGTCAAACTG GGTTGAAGTGTCTACAGACGTTTGCAG TGGATGTGACTCTGGATCCTGAAACGGCGCATCCGTCTCTCATCCTGTCTGATGATGGAAAACAAGTCAGTCATGGAAACATTAAGCAGGACGTCCCAGAAAACCCAAAGAGATTTGACATCTGTTCTTGTGTTCTGGCAAAGCAGGGATTCAGTTCGGGCAGGTTTTACTTCGAGGTGCAGGTGAAGGGAAAGACAGCGTGGAGTTTAGGGGTGTCCAGAGAATATATTAACAGGAAGGGGAAGATCTTACTGACTCCTGAGGATGGATACTGGACTTTAATTCTGAGGAATGAGAATCAGTATAAAGCTTCTGATAATCCATCACTCTCTTTATCTCTGAAAGTGAAACCTGAGGTTGTGGGAGTGTTTGTGGATTATGAGGAGGGTCTGGTCTCTTTTTATGACGCAGGACACCAATCTCATATCTACTCTTTCACTGGTCAGACTTTCACTGACAAACTCTATCCATACTTCAGCCCATACCTTCATGAAGGAGGAAAAAACTCAAAGCCACTGATCATCTCACCTGTTAACAAATAA
- the zgc:162858 gene encoding AP-1 complex subunit sigma-2 isoform X2, with amino-acid sequence MQFMLLFSRQGKLRLQKWYVPLSDKEKKKITRELVQTVLARKPKMCSFLEWRDLKIVYKRYASLYFCCAIEDQDNELITLEIIHRYVELLDKYFGSVCELDIIFNFEKAYFILDEFLLGGEAQETSKKNVLKAIEQADLLQEDAKVSSACSECCECICVIRESLVAAHMLIIFRSRGIILARLISMRFMLPSQNMIFSVIASLFYPIEDF; translated from the exons atgcagttCATGCTGTTGTTCAGCAGACAGGGGAAGCTCCGTCTGCAGAAATGGTATGTTCCTCTGTCCgataaggagaagaagaagatcaCGCGGGAGCTGGTGCAGACCGTTCTGGCACGCAAACCCAAGATGTGCAGCTTCCTGGAGTGGAGGGACCTGAAGATCGTGTATAAGAG ATACGCCAGTCTGTATTTCTGCTGTGCCATTGAGGACCAGGATAATGAACTGATCACACTGGAGATCATCCACCGCTATGTCGAGCTGCTCGACAAATACTTCGGCAGT GTCTGCGAGCTCGATATCATCTTTAACTTCGAGAAGGCGTATTTCATCCTGGACGAGTTCCTGCTGGGAGGCGAGGCTCAGGAGACGTCGAAGAAAAACGTCCTGAAAGCCATCGAGCAGGCGGATCTGCTGCAGGAG GACGCTAAAGTAAGTAGTGCCTGTTCTGAGTGTTGTGAGTGTATTTGTGTCATCCGTGAGTCATTGGTGGCGGCCCACATGCTGATTATTTTCAGATCTCGCGGGATAATTTTAGCTCGGCTCATCTCCATGCGCTTCATGCTGCCGAGCCAGAACATGATCTTTAGCGTAATTGCATCGCTTTTTTATCCCATAGAAGACTTTTAA
- the zgc:162858 gene encoding AP-1 complex subunit sigma-2 isoform X1 codes for MNSIQLVRLASCRSSAQMQFMLLFSRQGKLRLQKWYVPLSDKEKKKITRELVQTVLARKPKMCSFLEWRDLKIVYKRYASLYFCCAIEDQDNELITLEIIHRYVELLDKYFGSVCELDIIFNFEKAYFILDEFLLGGEAQETSKKNVLKAIEQADLLQEDAKVSSACSECCECICVIRESLVAAHMLIIFRSRGIILARLISMRFMLPSQNMIFSVIASLFYPIEDF; via the exons ATGAATTCTATACAACTAGTCAGACTTGCCTCATGTCGTAGTTCAGCTCAG atgcagttCATGCTGTTGTTCAGCAGACAGGGGAAGCTCCGTCTGCAGAAATGGTATGTTCCTCTGTCCgataaggagaagaagaagatcaCGCGGGAGCTGGTGCAGACCGTTCTGGCACGCAAACCCAAGATGTGCAGCTTCCTGGAGTGGAGGGACCTGAAGATCGTGTATAAGAG ATACGCCAGTCTGTATTTCTGCTGTGCCATTGAGGACCAGGATAATGAACTGATCACACTGGAGATCATCCACCGCTATGTCGAGCTGCTCGACAAATACTTCGGCAGT GTCTGCGAGCTCGATATCATCTTTAACTTCGAGAAGGCGTATTTCATCCTGGACGAGTTCCTGCTGGGAGGCGAGGCTCAGGAGACGTCGAAGAAAAACGTCCTGAAAGCCATCGAGCAGGCGGATCTGCTGCAGGAG GACGCTAAAGTAAGTAGTGCCTGTTCTGAGTGTTGTGAGTGTATTTGTGTCATCCGTGAGTCATTGGTGGCGGCCCACATGCTGATTATTTTCAGATCTCGCGGGATAATTTTAGCTCGGCTCATCTCCATGCGCTTCATGCTGCCGAGCCAGAACATGATCTTTAGCGTAATTGCATCGCTTTTTTATCCCATAGAAGACTTTTAA
- the zgc:162858 gene encoding AP-1 complex subunit sigma-2 isoform X5 — protein MQFMLLFSRQGKLRLQKWYVPLSDKEKKKITRELVQTVLARKPKMCSFLEWRDLKIVYKRYASLYFCCAIEDQDNELITLEIIHRYVELLDKYFGSVCELDIIFNFEKAYFILDEFLLGGEAQETSKKNVLKAIEQADLLQEPRHEYFNVPVY, from the exons atgcagttCATGCTGTTGTTCAGCAGACAGGGGAAGCTCCGTCTGCAGAAATGGTATGTTCCTCTGTCCgataaggagaagaagaagatcaCGCGGGAGCTGGTGCAGACCGTTCTGGCACGCAAACCCAAGATGTGCAGCTTCCTGGAGTGGAGGGACCTGAAGATCGTGTATAAGAG ATACGCCAGTCTGTATTTCTGCTGTGCCATTGAGGACCAGGATAATGAACTGATCACACTGGAGATCATCCACCGCTATGTCGAGCTGCTCGACAAATACTTCGGCAGT GTCTGCGAGCTCGATATCATCTTTAACTTCGAGAAGGCGTATTTCATCCTGGACGAGTTCCTGCTGGGAGGCGAGGCTCAGGAGACGTCGAAGAAAAACGTCCTGAAAGCCATCGAGCAGGCGGATCTGCTGCAGGAG CCCCGACATGAGTACTTTAACGTGCCCGTGTACTGA
- the zgc:162858 gene encoding AP-1 complex subunit sigma-2 isoform X4: MQFMLLFSRQGKLRLQKWYVPLSDKEKKKITRELVQTVLARKPKMCSFLEWRDLKIVYKRYASLYFCCAIEDQDNELITLEIIHRYVELLDKYFGSVCELDIIFNFEKAYFILDEFLLGGEAQETSKKNVLKAIEQADLLQESQTEDWGGLANEEIL, from the exons atgcagttCATGCTGTTGTTCAGCAGACAGGGGAAGCTCCGTCTGCAGAAATGGTATGTTCCTCTGTCCgataaggagaagaagaagatcaCGCGGGAGCTGGTGCAGACCGTTCTGGCACGCAAACCCAAGATGTGCAGCTTCCTGGAGTGGAGGGACCTGAAGATCGTGTATAAGAG ATACGCCAGTCTGTATTTCTGCTGTGCCATTGAGGACCAGGATAATGAACTGATCACACTGGAGATCATCCACCGCTATGTCGAGCTGCTCGACAAATACTTCGGCAGT GTCTGCGAGCTCGATATCATCTTTAACTTCGAGAAGGCGTATTTCATCCTGGACGAGTTCCTGCTGGGAGGCGAGGCTCAGGAGACGTCGAAGAAAAACGTCCTGAAAGCCATCGAGCAGGCGGATCTGCTGCAGGAG AGCCAGACTGAAGACTGGGGCGGTTTGGCCAATGAGGAGATCTTATAA
- the zgc:162858 gene encoding AP-1 complex subunit sigma-2 isoform X3 yields the protein MQFMLLFSRQGKLRLQKWYVPLSDKEKKKITRELVQTVLARKPKMCSFLEWRDLKIVYKRYASLYFCCAIEDQDNELITLEIIHRYVELLDKYFGSVCELDIIFNFEKAYFILDEFLLGGEAQETSKKNVLKAIEQADLLQEDAKEAETPRSVLEEIGLT from the exons atgcagttCATGCTGTTGTTCAGCAGACAGGGGAAGCTCCGTCTGCAGAAATGGTATGTTCCTCTGTCCgataaggagaagaagaagatcaCGCGGGAGCTGGTGCAGACCGTTCTGGCACGCAAACCCAAGATGTGCAGCTTCCTGGAGTGGAGGGACCTGAAGATCGTGTATAAGAG ATACGCCAGTCTGTATTTCTGCTGTGCCATTGAGGACCAGGATAATGAACTGATCACACTGGAGATCATCCACCGCTATGTCGAGCTGCTCGACAAATACTTCGGCAGT GTCTGCGAGCTCGATATCATCTTTAACTTCGAGAAGGCGTATTTCATCCTGGACGAGTTCCTGCTGGGAGGCGAGGCTCAGGAGACGTCGAAGAAAAACGTCCTGAAAGCCATCGAGCAGGCGGATCTGCTGCAGGAG GACGCTAAA GAAGCAGAGACTCCCCGCAGCGTCCTCGAGGAGATCGGACTCACATAG